The Bos indicus x Bos taurus breed Angus x Brahman F1 hybrid chromosome 3, Bos_hybrid_MaternalHap_v2.0, whole genome shotgun sequence genome includes a window with the following:
- the NEU4 gene encoding sialidase-4: protein MGTPRVPARTVLFQRERTGLTYRVPALLFAPPGPTLLAFAEQRLSPDDAHAHRLVQRTGTLAGGSVRWGAPRVLGTAALDEHRSMNPCPVHDERTATVFLFFIAVRGRTPEAAQIASGRNAARLCCVTSRDAGRSWGGARDLTAEAVGSAEQDWATFAVGPGHGVQLRSGRLLVPAYTYHVVRRECFGRICRTRPQSFAFYSDDHGRTWQRGGLVPSLRSGECQLAAVDGGRAGGVLYCNARSPLGSRVQALSVDEGTSFLPGELVPALAETARGCQGSIVGFPAPPASGWKDEGWSAGTSNPLRLPHLCPGAREAPEEGTGDTRGGGGLGGMEGCGNGPREPGENWGSWASVLLGPLAALSQSPTWLLYSHPVGRRARLHMGVRLSRSPLDPHSWTEPWVIHQGPSGYSDLASIGPAPGGVPTFACLFESGARVSYEEISFCMFSLQEVLENVRLGGVHPGPGDKPGDKPAGRCQPS, encoded by the exons ATGGGGACCCCGCGTGTCCCCGCGCGGACCGTCCTTTTCCAGCGCGAGCGGACGGGCCTGACCTACCGCGTGCCCGCGCTGCTCTTCGCGCCCCCCGGGCCCACCCTGCTGGCCTTCGCGGAGCAGAGGCTCAGCCCCGACGACGCCCACGCCCACCGTCTGGTGCAGAGGACCGGCACGCTAGCCGGGGGCTCCGTGCGG TGGGGCGCCCCGCGCGTGCTGGGGACGGCGGCCCTGGACGAGCACCGCTCCATGAACCCCTGCCCGGTGCACGATGAGCGCACGGCCACGGTCTTCCTCTTCTTCATCGCCGTGCGTGGCCGCACCCCCGAGGCCGCGCAGATCGCCTCGGGCAGGAACGCCGCGCGCCTCTGCTGCGTTACCAGCCGGGACGCGGGGCGCAGCTGGGGCGGCGCGCGGGACCTCACGGCGGAGGCGGTGGGCAGCGCTGAGCAGG ACTGGGCCACGTTTGCCGTGGGGCCTGGCCACGGCGTGCAGTTGCGCTCTGGCCGCCTGCTGGTGCCGGCCTACACCTACCACGTGGTCCGGCGGGAGTGCTTCGGCCGGATCTGCAGGACCCGCCCCCAGTCCTTCGCGTTCTACAGTGATGACCACGGCCGCACCTGGCAGCGCGGGGGCCTCGTGCCCAGCCTGCGCTCGGGCGAGTGCCAGCTGGCCGCGGTGGACGGCGGGCGGGCCGGTGGCGTCCTCTACTGCAATGCTCGGAGCCCCCTGGGCAGCCGCGTGCAGGCCCTCAGCGTGGACGAGGGCACCTCCTTCCTGCCCGGGGAGCTGGTGCCTGCCCTGGCCGAGACCGCCCGGGGCTGCCAGGGCAGCATCGTGGGCTTCCCGGCCCCACCCGCCAGCGGGTGGAAGGATGAGGGGTGGTCCGCGGGCACCAGCAACCCTCTCCGCCTTCCGCACCTCTGTCCTGGGGccagggaggccccagaggaGGGCACTGGAGACACccgtgggggcggggggctgggtGGGATGGAGGGCTGTGGCAACGGccccagggagcctggtgagaaCTGGGGCTCCTGGGCCTCAGTGCTCCTGGGACCTCTTGCAGCCTTGTCGCAGAGCCCCACGTGGTTGCTGTACTCCCACCCAGTGGGGCGCAGGGCTCGGCTCCACATGGGTGTCCGCCTGAGCCGGTCCCCGCTGGACCCCCACAGCTGGACGGAGCCCTGGGTCATCCACCAGGGCCCCAGTGGCTACTCGGACCTGGCATCCATCGGGCCTGCCCCTGGGGGCGTCCCGACCTTCGCCTGTCTGTTCGAGAGTGGGGCCAGGGTCTCCTATGAGGAGATCTCCTTCTGCATGTTTTCCCTGCAGGAGGTCCTGGAGAACGTGAGGCTAGGGGGAGTGCACCCCGGCCCTGGAGACAAGCCTGGAGACAAGCCTGCGGGGCGCTGCCAGCCCTCCTGA